In the genome of Gallus gallus isolate bGalGal1 chromosome 21, bGalGal1.mat.broiler.GRCg7b, whole genome shotgun sequence, one region contains:
- the PLEKHG5 gene encoding pleckstrin homology domain-containing family G member 5 isoform X6 — protein MPPSWGHAATQLLLPRVWLWGSQRGDSSSWFSVPEAPEGAKLAVWPGLVATRIRQYNAWQRDWHGAGGAEGMAVTGPPPQPNPREQAPGRRRKNMTEFLGDANIPSPEPSLHGSGSLPTNGTDTWKNRAASRFSGFFSSGASTGPFGRQEVDKMEQLESKLHTYSSFGLPKLPPQLRFDQDSWEEDGDDSSLVLEDSWQQIIEGAEALTRRQCHQQEAIWELLHTEATYIRKLKVITDLFLCCLLNLQESGLLCEVDAERLFGNIGEIIQLHRSLWSSVMAPVLDKARRTKVLLDPMDFLKGFKMFGTLFKPYIQYCMEEEGCMEYMRTLLRDSELFRAYVTWAEKHKQCSRLKLSDMLVKPHQRLTKYPLLLKSVLKKTDDARTRDAILTMIGSVEHFINHVNSRMRQRQEQQRLAAILSRIDAYEVVEGSTDEVDKLLKEFLRLDLTAPMPGTSPDDTRQLLLEGSLKMREGKDSKMDVYCFLFTDLFLITKPVKKAERTKVVRQPLLVDKVVCRELKDPGSFLLIYLNEFGSAVAAYTFQASGQSLCRSWVEALHNAQNLLQRLRLQEQQRGQCRRLQEEEEDEEDGESSTSTASSPTVLRRSSTSLDSQQCPSDGSTETISVVVVDGGNELSSPDLDVGPFGSPSDSTSVSTGTSVSTATGTSGSTPTHELPSGSLPLPHGVTAQPGSCCSASIDSAYGTLSPASPRDFPRQQDVGAEEGPEALAPRPPSPRLRRRTPVQLLPCKARVLKSKSEASLLQLLAGPPAPLSQSRSLSDLCMAPPVPSLLQRTSHAPGHPAPSAGSSSSGDSASELSEPEEPMESPVPTLGQPGHSPQPPAHRMLSDSSSVQHRKLTLAQLYRIRTTLLLNSTLTASEV, from the exons ATGCCACCCTCGTGGGGCCACGCAGCCACGCAGCTCCTGCTCCCCAGGGTTTGGCTCTGGGGATCCCAGCGTGGGGACAGCAGCTCTTGGTTCTCTGTGCCAGAAGCCCCCGAGGGTGCCAAGCTGGCTGTGTGGCCGGGGCTGGTGGCCACCCGCATCCGGCAGTACAATGCCTGGCAGCGGGACTGGCACGGTGCCGGTGGGGCAGAAGGGATGGCGGTCACAGGACCACCTCCACAGCCAAATCCCCGAGAgcag GCTCCAGGCAGGCGGCGGAAGAACATGACGGAGTTCCTGGGGGACGCCAAcatccccagccctgagccGTCCCTGCATGGCAGCGGCTCCCTGCCCACCAATGGCACCGACACCTGGAAGAACCGTGCTGCCAGCCGCTTCAGCGGCTTCTTCAGCTCCGGTGCCAGCACCGGCCCCTTTGGGCGG CAGGAGGTGGACAAGAtggagcagctggagagcaAGCTGCACACCTACAGCAGCTTCGGGCTGCCCAAACTGCCACCGCAGCTCCGCTTTGACCAGGACTCCTGGGAGGAGGATGGGGATGACAGCAGCCTGGTGCTGGAGGACAGCTGGCAGCAAATCATTGAGGGCGCGGAG GCCCTGACGCGCCGGCAGTGCCACCAGCAGGAAGCcatctgggagctgctgcacacTGAGGCCACCTACATCCGCAAGCTAAAGGTCATCACTGAT CTctttctctgctgcctgctgaacCTTCAGGAGTCAGGGCTGCTGTGTGAG GTGGACGCTGAGCGCCTGTTTGGCAACATTGGGGAGATCATCCAGCTGCACCGCAGCCTGTGGAGCAGCGTCATGGCCCCAGTGCTGGACAAGGCCCGCCGGACCAAGGTTCTGCTTGACCCCATGGACTTCCTCAAGGGCTTCAAGATG TTTGGAACGCTCTTCAAACCCTATATCCAGTACTGcatggaggaggagggctgcaTGGAGTACATGCGCACTCTGCTACGCGACAGCGAGCTCTTCCGTGCCTATGTGACG TGGGCCGAGAAGCACAAGCAGTGCAGCCGCCTGAAGCTCAGCGACATGCTGGTGAAGCCACACCAGCGCCTCACCAAGTACCCACTGCTCCTCAAGTCCGTGCTGAAGAAGACAGACGATGCACGCACCCGCGATGCCATCCTCACCATG atCGGCTCTGTGGAGCACTTCATCAACCACGTCAACTCGCGGATGCGCCAGCGGCAGGAGCAGCAGCGCCTGGCCGCCATCCTCAGCCGCATCGACGCCTACGAGGTGGTGGAGGGCAGCACGGACGAGGTGGACAAG ctgctgaaggagtTCCTGCGGCTGGACCTGACGGCCCCCATGCCCGGCACCTCCCCAGACGATACCCGGCAGCTCCTGCTCGAGGGCAGCCTGAAGATGCGGGAAGGTAAAGACAGCAAG ATGGACGTCTACTGCTTCCTCTTCACTGACCTCTTCCTCATCACCAAGCCCGTCAAGAAGGCTGAGCGCACCAAGGTTGTCCGACAGCCCTTGCTGGTGGACAAAGTTGTCTGCCGGGAGCTGAAGGACCCAG gctccttcctcctcatctaCCTGAACGAGTTTGGCAGCGCTGTGGCTGCCTACACCTTCCAGGCCAGTGGGCAGTCGCTGTGCCGCAGCTGGGTCGAGGCGCTGCACAACGCACAG AACCTGCTGCAGCGGCTgcggctgcaggagcagcagcgcGGGCAGTGCCGGcgcctgcaggaggaggaggaagatgaggaggacGGTGAGAGCAGCACCTCGACCGCCAGCTCACCCACAGTGCTGCGCCgcagcagcaccagcctggACTCCCAGCAGTG cccctCGGACGGCTCCACTGAGACCATCTCGGTGGTAGTGGTGGACGGCGGCAATGAGCTCTCCTCCCCAGACTTGGATGTGGGGCCGTTCGGTTCACCATCAGACAGCACCTCCGTCAGCACGGGCACCTCCGTCAGCACTGCCACCGGCACCTCTGGCAGCACCCCGACCCACGAGCTGCCCTCGGGCAGCCTGCCTCTGCCTCACGGCGTCACCGCGCAGCCCGGCAGCTGCTGCTCGGCATCCATCGACAGCGCCTATGGCACACTCTCACCCGCCTCGCCGCGGGACTTCCCCCGGCAGCAGGACGTGGGGGCTGAGGAGGGGCCAGAAGCCCTGGCCCCACGGCCCCCCTCGCCCCGGCTGCGCCGCCGGACGCCCGTGCAGCTCTTGCCCTGCAAGGCTCGAGTGCTCAAGTCCAAGTCGGAGGCCAGCCTGCTGCAACTGCTGGCCGGGCCCCCTGCCCCACTCAGCCAGAGCCGGAGCCTTTCCGACCTATGCATGGCCCCCCCTGTTCCCTCACTGCTCCAGCGGACTAGCCATGCCCCGGGGCACCCTGCCCCCAGTGCCGGCAGCAGCAGTAGCGGTGACTCCGCTTCAGAGCTCTCAGAGCCAGAGGAGCCCATGGAGAGCCCTGTGCCCACCCTGGGCCAGCCCGgccacagccctcagcccccTGCCCACCGCATGCTCTCAGACTCCTCATCAGTGCAGCACCGCAAGCTGACGCTGGCACAGCTCTACCGAATCCGGACCACGCTGCTCCTCAACTCCACGCTGACGGCCTC GGAGGTCTGA